Proteins from a single region of Paraglaciecola sp. T6c:
- the carA gene encoding glutamine-hydrolyzing carbamoyl-phosphate synthase small subunit codes for MANSALLVLEDGSVFNGTAIGATGMSVGEVVFNTSMTGYQEILTDPSYAEQIVTLTYPHIGNTGTNSEDCESTKVWAKGLIIRDLPLLASNFRSEQSLSEYLRVNNILGIADIDTRRLTRILRDKGAQNGCIIAVDSSSEITLDKELALEKAKAFSGLKGLDLAKEVTTDEVYSWTDGSWTLGQGFNEKQTDLPFHVVAYDFGAKHNILRMLVDRGCRLTVVPAKTTAEDVLALNPDGVFLSNGPGDPEPCVYAIEAIKTLLDKNLPIFGICLGHQLLALASGAKTVKMKFGHHGANHPVKDILGQRVMITSQNHGFAVDEQSMPDNLDVTHVSLFDQSLQGIHRNDKPAFSFQGHPEASPGPHDAAPLFDHFIKLMQATR; via the coding sequence TTGGCTAATTCCGCCCTTTTAGTGCTAGAAGATGGGTCTGTTTTCAATGGCACGGCTATCGGAGCGACTGGTATGTCTGTTGGTGAAGTGGTGTTTAACACCTCAATGACAGGTTATCAGGAAATTCTTACTGATCCCTCTTACGCAGAACAAATCGTAACTTTAACCTATCCCCATATTGGTAACACCGGTACCAATAGCGAAGATTGTGAATCAACAAAAGTGTGGGCCAAAGGCCTTATCATTAGAGATTTACCGCTGCTAGCGAGTAATTTTCGTAGTGAACAATCGTTGTCTGAATACCTTCGTGTAAATAATATTCTTGGTATCGCAGATATCGACACTCGCCGTTTAACGCGTATTTTGCGTGATAAAGGCGCGCAAAATGGCTGCATCATCGCAGTCGATTCAAGCTCTGAGATTACGCTTGATAAAGAATTGGCCCTTGAGAAGGCGAAAGCGTTCTCTGGTTTGAAAGGTTTGGATCTTGCCAAAGAAGTCACCACTGACGAAGTCTACAGTTGGACCGACGGTTCATGGACGCTTGGCCAAGGCTTCAACGAAAAGCAAACTGATTTGCCGTTTCACGTCGTAGCCTACGATTTTGGTGCCAAACACAACATTTTACGTATGTTAGTAGACAGAGGCTGCCGATTAACGGTGGTACCTGCTAAAACCACAGCAGAAGATGTACTGGCGTTAAACCCAGATGGCGTGTTTTTATCCAACGGCCCTGGTGATCCTGAGCCTTGCGTTTACGCGATCGAAGCGATTAAGACCTTGCTCGATAAAAACCTGCCTATTTTTGGTATCTGTTTAGGGCATCAATTATTGGCACTAGCCAGTGGTGCAAAAACTGTAAAAATGAAATTCGGTCATCACGGTGCTAACCACCCAGTGAAAGACATACTTGGTCAGCGCGTCATGATCACCAGCCAAAACCACGGTTTCGCTGTTGATGAACAATCGATGCCTGACAATTTAGATGTTACCCATGTGTCATTGTTTGACCAGTCATTACAAGGTATACACCGTAATGATAAGCCCGCGTTTAGCTTCCAGGGACACCCTGAAGCGAGCCCCGGCCCTCATGACGCGGCACCTTTGTTTGATCACTTCATTAAATTGATGCAAGCAACACGCTAA
- the dapB gene encoding 4-hydroxy-tetrahydrodipicolinate reductase, which translates to MNKIAIFGANGRMGRVLIEAIDQSQNATLNAAFVRASSSMMGVDVGELAGIGQRGLTVTDANSADFSQIDIVIDFTLPEALEANLALCVQQKKPVVIGTTGLNQQQKDALQRASQHIPIVFAANYSIGVNLLLNLARQTARVMGGTADIEIIEGHHRFKKDAPSGTAVAIGEVIADELGRDLSTCAVYGREGDTGERDQQTIGFATVRAGDIVGEHTALFADIGERIELTHKASSRLTFANGAVKAAVWLKNKSPGLYDMQDVLGLA; encoded by the coding sequence ATGAATAAAATTGCAATATTTGGGGCCAACGGCCGAATGGGTCGCGTATTAATTGAAGCGATAGATCAATCGCAAAATGCCACATTAAACGCGGCATTTGTCAGAGCAAGCTCCTCTATGATGGGTGTTGATGTTGGGGAACTAGCGGGCATAGGCCAGCGTGGACTCACTGTCACTGACGCCAATTCCGCTGACTTTTCGCAAATTGACATTGTCATCGATTTCACCCTCCCAGAAGCGCTCGAAGCTAATTTAGCCCTGTGTGTCCAACAAAAAAAGCCAGTCGTCATCGGTACGACAGGTTTAAACCAACAGCAAAAAGACGCTCTGCAACGGGCGAGCCAGCATATTCCTATCGTTTTTGCTGCTAATTACAGTATCGGGGTCAACCTATTACTTAACTTAGCCCGCCAAACTGCGCGTGTTATGGGGGGGACGGCAGACATCGAGATTATAGAAGGCCATCACAGGTTTAAAAAAGATGCGCCGTCTGGTACTGCCGTGGCAATAGGTGAAGTTATCGCTGATGAGCTTGGCCGTGACCTATCTACCTGTGCTGTATATGGCCGTGAAGGCGACACGGGCGAGCGTGACCAACAAACGATTGGCTTCGCTACCGTCAGGGCAGGGGATATAGTGGGTGAACACACCGCACTGTTTGCAGATATTGGTGAGCGAATCGAATTAACCCATAAAGCCTCAAGCCGCCTGACCTTTGCTAATGGTGCTGTTAAAGCCGCTGTTTGGCTTAAGAATAAATCCCCAGGGCTCTATGATATGCAAGATGTATTGGGGCTAGCCTAA
- a CDS encoding Lrp/AsnC ligand binding domain-containing protein, which translates to MKKGQDTLDRTDLKILDILQRECRISNVELANQIHLSPTPCLERVRRLEKNGYIEKYVAHLNPKKLKANLTAYVQLSLASTSTESVKEFNQQVSEIDEIVECAMVAGQFDYLIKIRIENMDEYCKFLGSKLASIKGVTQTHTYVVMEEVKSTHLIQL; encoded by the coding sequence ATGAAAAAAGGCCAAGACACCTTAGACCGCACTGATCTTAAAATACTCGATATACTACAAAGAGAGTGTCGTATATCTAACGTAGAATTAGCCAACCAAATACATTTAAGCCCCACACCGTGCTTAGAGCGTGTTCGTCGTTTAGAGAAAAACGGCTATATCGAAAAATATGTCGCACATTTAAACCCTAAAAAGTTAAAGGCTAATTTGACGGCCTATGTACAGCTTTCACTTGCCAGTACCAGTACTGAGTCAGTAAAAGAATTTAATCAACAAGTCAGTGAAATTGATGAAATTGTGGAATGCGCGATGGTTGCAGGACAGTTTGATTACCTGATTAAAATCCGTATTGAAAACATGGATGAGTACTGTAAATTTTTGGGTTCAAAATTAGCCTCTATAAAAGGCGTGACGCAAACTCACACCTACGTCGTAATGGAAGAAGTCAAGTCAACTCATCTCATTCAATTATAA